The following coding sequences are from one Zalophus californianus isolate mZalCal1 chromosome 5, mZalCal1.pri.v2, whole genome shotgun sequence window:
- the LOC113928638 gene encoding olfactory receptor 13G1 produces MNNSIVTEFMILGLTQKPELQRILFIVFLFMYLVAFLGNALIVIAIIYNSTLHTPMYVFLLALAIVDIICTTSIIPKMLGTMLTSGRSISYGSCMSQLFFFTWSLGAEMVLFTTMAYDRYVAICFPLRYRTIMNDHMCLALLSITMVIAVTNSWVHTGLILRLTFCGPNTIDHFFCEIPPLLSLSCSPVRINEVMVYVADITLGIGDFTLTCISYGFIIAAILRIHTAEGKRKAFSTCSSHLIVVSLYYSPVIYTYIRPASGYSFERDKVIAALYTLVTPILNPVVYSFRNKEMQTGIQKVFTFLKS; encoded by the coding sequence ATGAATAACAGCATCGTAACTGAGTTTATGATTCTGGGCCTCACCCAAAAGCCTGAACTGCAGAGAATTCTCttcattgtctttcttttcatGTACCTTGTGGCCTTTCTTGGCAATGCACTGATTGTCATTGCCATAATCTATAACTCCACCTTGCATACACCCATGTATGTTTTCCTTCTGGcactggctattgtggacatcatCTGCACAACAAGCATTATACCAAAGATGCTGGGGACTATGCTAACATCAGGAAGGAGTATTTCCTACGGAAGCTGCATGTCCCAGCTCTTCTTCTTCACGTGGTCCCTGGGGGCTGAGATGGTTCTCTTCACCACAatggcctatgaccgctatgtggccatctgttTCCCTCTTCGCTACAGGACTATTATGAACGACCATATGTGTTTAGCCTTGCTTAGCATTACCATGGTGATTGCAGTAACCAATTCCTGGGTTCACACTGGTCTCATCCTGAGGCTGACCTTCTGTGGGCCAAACACCATTGACCATTTCTTCTGTGAGATACCTCCACTGCTGTCCTTGTCCTGCAGCCCTGTTAGAATCAATGAGGTGATGGTATATGTTGCTGATATTACCCTGGGCATAGGTGACTTCACACTCACCTGCATCTCCTATGGTTTTATCATTGCTGCCATTCTCCGCATCCACACAGCAGAAGGCAAGAGGAAGGCTTTCTCAACATGCTCATCCCACCTCATAGTCGTGTCCCTTTACTACTCCCCTGTAATCTACACCTATATCCGCCCTGCTTCCGGCTACTCATTTGAAAGGGACAAGGTGATAGCTGCACTCTATACTCTTGTGACCCCAATATTAAACCCGGTTGTGTATAGTTTCCGAAACAAGGAGATGCAGACAGGGATTCAGAAAGTCTTCACATTTCTGAAATCTTAG